The following are encoded in a window of Astyanax mexicanus isolate ESR-SI-001 chromosome 6, AstMex3_surface, whole genome shotgun sequence genomic DNA:
- the hoxa13b gene encoding homeobox protein Hox-A13b, whose protein sequence is MTASVLLPSRWTEPVMFLYDGGSEDVSAGMEGFGPGSAGAGAGAGGGGGAGGAHFGYVPSEAPSSAVAETAKPPCPPPQSALPYGYFGGGYYPCRMAKQCAQSAAFAADASVSADGEFSSRAKELAFYPSYSAGPYQHVSGYLDVPVVSTEPRHEPILPVESYQPWAITNSWNSPVYCAKEQSQPGHLWKTSLQDSVSAAEASSVRRGRKKRVPYTKVQLKELEREYAANKFITKDKRRRISAHTNLTERQVTIWFQNRRVKEKKVVNKFKSIT, encoded by the exons ATGACAGCGTCCGTGCTCCTTCCCTCGCGCTGGACTGAGCCAGTCATGTTTCTGTACGACGGCGGCTCGGAGGACGTGAGTGCGGGTATGGAGGGTTTTGGGCCAGGATCAGCAGGAGCAGGGGCAGGGGCAGGAGGCggtggaggagcaggaggagcacACTTCGGTTATGTGCCCAGCGAGGCACCTTCATCCGCCGTGGCAGAAACGGCCAAGCCTCCGTGCCCCCCTCCGCAGTCAGCGCTGCCCTACGGCTACTTTGGCGGCGGATACTACCCGTGCAGAATGGCCAAGCAGTGTGCGCAATCCGCTGCTTTTGCTGCGGATGCGTCCGTCTCCGCAGATGGAGAGTTTTCCTCCAGGGCAAAGGAGCTTGCTTTCTACCCGAGCTACTCCGCCGGACCCTATCAGCACGTGTCAGGGTATCTGGACGTGCCTGTGGTGTCCACTGAGCCCAGACATGAGCCCATCTTACCTGTGGAGAGCTACCAGCCCTGGGCCATCACTAACAGCTGGAACAGCCCTGTTTACTGTGCCAAGGAGCAAAGCCAGCCTGGTCATCTGTGGAAGACCAGTCTCCAAG ACAGCGTATCGGCGGCAGAAGCCTCTTCGGTGCGCCGCGGCAGGAAAAAGCGCGTGCCCTACACCAAGGTGCAGCTAAAGGAGCTCGAGAGGGAATACGCAGCAAACAAGTTCATCACCAAAGACAAGAGGAGACGGATATCAGCTCACACCAACCTCACCGAGCGCCAAGTTACCATCTGGTTTCAGAACAGGCGCGTGAAGGAAAAGAAAGTGGTCAACAAATTCAAGAGCATCACTTAA